The Geovibrio ferrireducens genome contains the following window.
TGTTAAGTTCCTTGACACCCGCTTCCCTTATCATGCCGACAAAGGGGTATGCGCTTCCGTCAAGTATGGGCACTTCTGTTCCGTAAACATCAACAAGGGCATTGTCCACACCGAGACCGTAAAGAGCGCCCATAAGGTGCTCAATGGTGGAGATGCTCCCCTTGCCGCAGTTTATGCTTGTGGCAAGCTGTGTGGAGGTCACAGTATAAGGACTGGCTTTGGTATATGAGGAGCCCTGAATATCAGCACGGCGGAACATAACGCCCGTCTCGGAATATGAAGGGTTTACAACAACCTGAATGGTCTCCCCTGAGTGAAGCCCTATGCCTTCAAATGTAATTCTGTTATTGAGTGTAGTCTGAAACATTTGTGTGTCCTCCAGTGACACAGGAAATAGAGCAATAACTGTGCCAAAGGCTGGATCCCTTGATTTAGCGGGCTTTCTGATCAAATCATGTACACAATGTACAACAGATCAGAAAAAATGTATGATTTTTTATACATACCCCTGAACAACATCCCTGAACTTCATGTATTCTCCCACGAACTCAAGGCTCACTGTTCCGGTGGAACCGTTTCTGTGTTTCGCGATGATTATTTCAGTTATGCCGGTCTTCTTCTCTTTATTGTAGAAGTCGTCCCTGTAAAGGAAGATAATAATATCCGCATCCTGCTCTATCGCACCTGATTCACGAAGGTCGGAGATAAGCGGGCGTTTGTCTATCCTGCTTTCCACACCCCTGTTAAGCTGAGAAAGGGCGATTATGGGAATGTCCATCTCCTTTGCCAGCGCCTTGAGCGATCTGGAAATATCCGCGATCTGCTGTTCCCTGCTTTCCGTCTTGTGGGAGCCCATAAGCTGAAGGTAATCCACAATAACAAGATCAAGCCCATTTTCCCTTTTCAGCCTGCGGCACTTCGCGCGGAGCTCCATTGCGGTTATAGCCGGAGTGTCATCCAGAAAAAGCCCCAGATCGCTGAGCTCCCCCGCTGCGGCGGTGAGCCTTGTCCATTCATCATATGAAAACTTACCGGAACGGAGCTTGTTTGAGTTTACACCCGCCTCACCTGAGAGAAGACGCTGAACAAGCTGCTGAGACGACATCTCAAGGGAGAAGAAGGCTACGTTGAACTTCTCCTTCCCTTCCCTGACGGATTTTGAACTGTTGAGGGCAACGTTAAGCGTGAAGGCTGTTTTACCCATACCCGGACGGCCTGCGATAATTATAAGGTCAGAGCGCTGAAAGCCGTTGGTCATCTGATCCAGATCTATGAAGCCTGTGGGGATTCCGGTTGTATCTTCCTTGCGGTGATAGAGTTTCTCCAGCACCTCAAACGTGCGGTGCATATGCTCGCCGATGGGTAGAACATCCGCCTTGAGCTTCTGTTCGGCAAGGGAGAAAATCTTCTTTTCCGCGGCCTCCACAACCTCGGCAACATCATCCGTGCGGGTGTAGCAGTCCTCAGTCATCTCCACCGCAACACTAATGAGCTGGCGCAGGGTGGATTTGTCCTTAACTATATTTGCGTAATACTCGGCATTGGCGGAGTTGGGGATTATCTCCACAAGAGAGGAGATGTATTCCACCCCGCCCGCTCTCGGAAGTTCGTTCCGGTCGTTTGCGTAATTCGCCAGAGATATTATATCCACAGGCTTTCCGCCCTCGTGGAGCTTATAGACAACGGAATATATATACTGATGGATCGGGGAATAAAAATCCCCCGCTGTAAGCATGTGCAGAACCTTATCCGCCGCCTTGTCATCTATGAGGAGCGAGGCAATAACCGCCTGCTCCGCATCAAGACTGTGCGGCGGGACACGCTTTATATCATTCGCCATGAACCTCGACCCTGATCTCGGATTTGATGTCCATATATATGTTTACCTTAACGGTATGTACGCCTGTTTCTTTTATGGGGTCTTGGAGGTCTATATCACGCTTGTCAACCTCAAGCCCTTCCGCCTTGAGAGCCTCGGCTATATCACTTGAAGTGATCGCGCCGTAGAGCTTGCCTGTCTCACCGCATTTTTTGCTCATTTTTATGCCGACTTTTTTCAGTTTTTCAGCCAGAGCCTTGGCATCGTCTTTTCTTTTCTGTTCCTTAGCGGCATCGTTCGCCTTCTGCTGGGCAAGTTTGGTCAGGTTCGCCTCGGTTGCTTCAACAGCAAGATTCTGTTTAAAGAGGAAGTTTTTGGCGTAGCCGTCCTTTGCTTCCTTTATGTCGCCTTTCTTTGCGACGCCTTTGACGTCTTTAAGAAATATCACTTTCATCCATAAACCTCTCTAAATATTTTTCCGCTTCGTATATATCAAAGCCCCGTCTCATCATAAATCCGAGACACTTAGAACGGACAGATATTCTATCCTCATCCCCTGTTTTTGCAAGATACTTTTTCAGCGCGTTTTCCATCAGGCCTGCGGTGTCTATTTCCCGCTTGTCCGCAACGGAGAGAACATAGCCCCGGTTAACGTCCACACCCTTTTCACGGAGCTTTCTTATAACGGCATAGACCCCGAAGCCGGAGAGAAGTTTTGACACGACAAAATTTTCAGCGTAGCGCAGGTCATCGATATAGCCCAGCTCTTTCAGCCGTTCTATGGTTTGCTCAGCCTCTTCCCGGCTGAACTTTGCAATAAGCTTCTCCCGCATGCTGTACTCCGAGTAGTCACGCATGGAAAGAATTCTGAAAGCATAATCAAGGGGTGATCTATTCCTCTTCTTCTTTATTGAGCATTCCTCCGAGTTTCCACTCGTTTTCCTCGTTGTCGCTGGAGGACGATATACCGCGCATTTTGAGCGCGAAGTCATCCGGTTTTTTCGCCCATTTCATAGCCTCCTCAAAGGTGACGCGGCCTGAGCGGACATGGT
Protein-coding sequences here:
- the dnaB gene encoding replicative DNA helicase; translated protein: MANDIKRVPPHSLDAEQAVIASLLIDDKAADKVLHMLTAGDFYSPIHQYIYSVVYKLHEGGKPVDIISLANYANDRNELPRAGGVEYISSLVEIIPNSANAEYYANIVKDKSTLRQLISVAVEMTEDCYTRTDDVAEVVEAAEKKIFSLAEQKLKADVLPIGEHMHRTFEVLEKLYHRKEDTTGIPTGFIDLDQMTNGFQRSDLIIIAGRPGMGKTAFTLNVALNSSKSVREGKEKFNVAFFSLEMSSQQLVQRLLSGEAGVNSNKLRSGKFSYDEWTRLTAAAGELSDLGLFLDDTPAITAMELRAKCRRLKRENGLDLVIVDYLQLMGSHKTESREQQIADISRSLKALAKEMDIPIIALSQLNRGVESRIDKRPLISDLRESGAIEQDADIIIFLYRDDFYNKEKKTGITEIIIAKHRNGSTGTVSLEFVGEYMKFRDVVQGYV
- a CDS encoding regulatory protein RecX: MTSRSKCAVYRPPATTRKTSGNSEECSIKKKRNRSPLDYAFRILSMRDYSEYSMREKLIAKFSREEAEQTIERLKELGYIDDLRYAENFVVSKLLSGFGVYAVIRKLREKGVDVNRGYVLSVADKREIDTAGLMENALKKYLAKTGDEDRISVRSKCLGFMMRRGFDIYEAEKYLERFMDESDIS
- the rplI gene encoding 50S ribosomal protein L9, with the protein product MKVIFLKDVKGVAKKGDIKEAKDGYAKNFLFKQNLAVEATEANLTKLAQQKANDAAKEQKRKDDAKALAEKLKKVGIKMSKKCGETGKLYGAITSSDIAEALKAEGLEVDKRDIDLQDPIKETGVHTVKVNIYMDIKSEIRVEVHGE